A stretch of Capricornis sumatraensis isolate serow.1 chromosome 10, serow.2, whole genome shotgun sequence DNA encodes these proteins:
- the DEPP1 gene encoding protein DEPP1: protein MRSRLWLSVALLPTIRETSEEMLPGGAGEEPPASPSLEDYVRSICQLAQPSSMLDEAAARVRPSRPHRPARSCAQSCPAGSLQGITTRFTGQQPSLPGTGTVDPLDWLFGESQEKQPSRRDVPRRTGPSADSRASRRQTDSGKAPGTPRGRLSDAKAPGHSLQRTSRDWHQCSQASGRRGQDAGVPASPRHSSILRTLYLHLPVIHEL from the coding sequence ATGAGGTCCCGGCTCTGGCTTTCTGTGGCTCTCCTGCCCACAATTCGGGAGACCTCGGAGGAGATGCTACCCGGAggggctggagaggagcccccCGCCTCGCCCAGCCTGGAGGACTACGTGAGGTCCATTTGTCAGCTGGCACAGCCCAGCTCCATGCTGGATGAAGCTGCAGCCAGGGTGCGACCCAGCAGACCCCACCGGCCAGCCCGCTCCTGTGCGCAGAGCTGCCCCGCTGGGTCTCTACAGGGCATCACCACTCGCTTCACTGGCCAGCAGCCCTCCCTGCCTGGGACTGGCACTGTGGATCCCCTGGACTGGCTCTTTGGGGAGTCTCAGGAGAAGCAGCCAAGTAGAAGGGATGTACCACGGAGGACTGGACCCTCCGCTGATTCCCGGGCTTCTCGCAGACAGACGGACAGTGGCAAGGCACCAGGGACCCCCAGAGGGAGGCTGAGTGATGCCAAGGCTCCAGGGCACTCTCTGCAGAGAACGTCGAGGGACTGGCACCAGTGCTCCCAGGCTTCTGGGCGACGTGGACAGGATGCGGGCGTCCCCGCAAGCCCTCGCCACAGCAGCATCCTCAGAACTCTCTATTTGCACCTCCCGGTGATCCATGAACTCTGA